In Helicoverpa zea isolate HzStark_Cry1AcR chromosome 3, ilHelZeax1.1, whole genome shotgun sequence, the following proteins share a genomic window:
- the LOC124646144 gene encoding pyruvate kinase-like: MALPWHIPLEAAVTNKARRGNVPQPSLFKHYCNLDVHKTPCEELQTGLMCDIGTQNREPVVIQRLIASGMTVARLNMRDMEPDAYGQLIQSIRQAVYNYSAELEYVYPLALVVDVRGPDILTGDLKGGPKQTIDLVQFNTIRLTTDSSWRESGTSDCLYIGYDHLTDLHPKDSIFIDSLTPGTVKLVVNEVGDDSLDCTIAVGGTIGSKMTVRITQAPKEIDHSVKHGSVESIPCSETSEQLFEHMQEQVAWAIGSDIDAVMIPNAQNVQDIRVVRDMLSERGKHILIIACMDSVTGLDNFDDILASADGVYMDRCILSTDLPVEKIFIAQKMISAKCAEAGKPFICKAVINEQIPTLCVSDIANLVLDCVDVIALELHYDSPLKKFAVSHDSVKMAEQCLSAAAVICRHAERITWHPYIYGNTELMESPLDEPTKAISINATELAMRAQAVVIICLTNSGRTAKLIAHTRPHCPVVAVTRACHTARQLRFWRGVRAMHYFEVAKPLWMAEVEARVHAALDYCKAKRILRAGDAYVLVTGSRRGVGYCDSVRLLYASARNTITAES; the protein is encoded by the coding sequence TAATGTGTGATATCGGCACCCAAAATCGAGAGCCAGTTGTCATACAAAGATTAATAGCGTCAGGAATGACAGTGGCTAGGCTCAATATGCGAGATATGGAACCCGATGCATATGGGCAATTAATTCAAAGTATAAGACAAGCTGTTTATAATTACAGTGCTGAATTGGAATACGTATACCCACTCGCCCTAGTTGTAGACGTTAGAGGCCCTGATATTTTAACAGGAGACTTGAAGGGTGGACCCAAACAAACGATAGATCTCGTTCAATTCAACACAATTCGTTTAACAACTGATTCTAGTTGGCGTGAAAGTGGTACTTCTGATTGTTTATACATCGGCTATGATCACTTAACTGATCTTCATCCTAAAGattctatttttattgatagCCTGACTCCAGGTACTGTCAAGCTAGTTGTTAATGAAGTAGGTGATGATTCCTTAGATTGCACAATAGCAGTTGGCGGAACCATCGGTTCCAAAATGACAGTTCGAATTACTCAGGCGCCTAAAGAAATTGATCACTCAGTAAAACATGGCAGTGTTGAGTCAATACCTTGCAGCGAAACATCGGAGCAGCTGTTTGAACATATGCAAGAGCAAGTAGCGTGGGCTATTGGATCTGATATAGATGCAGTGATGATACCAAATGCTCAGAACGTACAAGATATTCGTGTTGTAAGAGACATGTTATCAGAGAGAGGAAAACATATTTTGATTATTGCTTGCATGGACTCTGTAACAGGACTTGATAATTTTGATGACATATTAGCCTCTGCTGACGGTGTGTATATGGATCGATGCATTTTATCTACTGATTTGCCAGTAGAAAAGATTTTCATCGCCCAGAAAATGATTTCAGCAAAGTGTGCTGAAGCCGGCAAACCATTTATATGTAAAGCAGTAATTAATGAACAGATACCTACACTTTGTGTTTCAGATATCGCTAATCTAGTACTCGATTGTGTAGATGTAATAGCTTTAGAACTGCATTATGATTCGCCTTTAAAGAAATTTGCAGTTTCGCATGACTCTGTTAAAATGGCTGAACAATGTCTTTCGGCAGCAGCTGTGATTTGCAGACATGCTGAAAGAATAACTTGGCATCCGTACATTTATGGAAACACCGAATTGATGGAGAGTCCTCTTGATGAACCAACCAAAGCTATTAGTATAAATGCAACTGAACTTGCCATGCGAGCTCAGGCAGTCGTAATCATATGTTTAACTAATTCAGGTCGAACAGCAAAATTAATCGCCCATACAAGACCACACTGTCCAGTAGTGGCTGTAACTAGAGCATGCCATACAGCACGTCAGTTGCGTTTTTGGCGTGGAGTTAGAGCTATGCATTATTTCGAAGTTGCGAAACCTCTCTGGATGGCAGAAGTAGAAGCACGTGTTCATGCTGCCCTCGATTATTGCAAAGCTAAAAGAATTTTGCGTGCGGGCGATGCATATGTCTTAGTAACAGGATCTCGACGTGGTGTAGGTTATTGTGACAGTGTTAGATTGTTGTACGCAAGTGCCCGCAACACAATTACCGCAGaatcataa